One Salipiger sp. H15 DNA segment encodes these proteins:
- a CDS encoding TRAP transporter large permease subunit, with the protein MGAVYAILAVVALMMLGVPVVFSFAAMTLVLSLAYDVDISSLMTTGFWSVNSIILTALPLFVMTGYLMQSGGLARRLVEFVETLVGRSRTGMGTSMVVACGVFGAISGTGSAAVASIGSIMIDPMEKHGYS; encoded by the coding sequence ATGGGAGCCGTCTACGCAATTCTCGCCGTCGTGGCGCTCATGATGCTGGGCGTGCCGGTGGTCTTCTCCTTCGCCGCCATGACGCTGGTGCTGTCGCTGGCCTATGACGTCGACATCTCGTCGCTGATGACCACCGGCTTCTGGTCGGTCAACTCGATCATCCTGACCGCGCTGCCGCTCTTCGTGATGACCGGCTACCTGATGCAGTCTGGCGGGCTGGCACGGCGGCTGGTGGAATTCGTCGAGACCCTCGTCGGGCGCTCGCGCACCGGCATGGGGACCTCGATGGTGGTGGCCTGCGGCGTCTTCGGGGCGATCTCGGGCACCGGCTCGGCGGCGGTCGCCTCGATCGGCTCGATCATGATCGACCCGATGGAAAAGCATGGCTACAGCC
- a CDS encoding TRAP transporter small permease, translating into MPLLSRLDQLLGFVLKAVVVLTGLAVAVMLVVGIFFRSALEHPVFGLEEIVLFSVMWFYMCGAVLASRERSHLAADFMSVMVSDPRKLRIIGTVTTFISLVLAIFFTAWAWSLVSWGVERGQSTPVFSLPMWVSQASLLFAAFCFVLYLARDLVRDLSGKES; encoded by the coding sequence GTGCCCCTTCTTTCCCGTCTCGATCAGCTTCTCGGTTTCGTGCTGAAGGCCGTCGTCGTGCTCACCGGGCTCGCCGTCGCGGTGATGCTGGTGGTCGGCATCTTCTTTCGCTCGGCGCTCGAGCACCCGGTGTTCGGGCTCGAGGAGATCGTCCTCTTCAGCGTGATGTGGTTCTACATGTGCGGCGCGGTGCTCGCCTCGCGCGAGCGCTCGCACCTCGCGGCGGACTTCATGTCGGTCATGGTGAGCGACCCGCGCAAGCTGCGGATCATCGGCACCGTGACCACCTTCATCTCGCTCGTGCTGGCGATCTTCTTCACCGCCTGGGCCTGGAGCCTCGTCTCCTGGGGCGTCGAGCGCGGCCAGAGCACGCCGGTCTTCTCGCTGCCCATGTGGGTCAGCCAGGCCAGCCTGCTCTTCGCGGCGTTCTGCTTCGTTCTCTACCTCGCGCGGGACCTGGTCCGCGACCTCAGCGGCAAGGAGTCCTGA
- the dctP gene encoding TRAP transporter substrate-binding protein DctP: MKQIFASTAAIAILASLGSAVFAGGEHRLVLTSEAGDRESPVGKAMTAWAEKIGEKSDGRIRVDVFFQGELGGQQELFDQFVRGNVDMMITWPQTSYDQRMSVMFTPYLVMGWDDAIESYSEGGWISDVVQPIYKDMGLHYFGPFPEGFGGIATKGAAATSFEEAQGMKVRSQPIFPLPQTVQAMGFQAVPIDWSEVYTSIQTGVVDGDSSNVIYWDVEYFGDQLDYFVQSSHNFSTFYLLMNEGSWSALDAEDQGILTEAAGEVISAQFQAARAEDEKWIRTAQERGMEYIVPTPEQKGAWVERVRAEVWPQIEDVVGSEIMDKVRANASSPE; encoded by the coding sequence ATGAAACAAATATTCGCATCCACCGCGGCCATCGCAATTCTCGCGTCGCTCGGCAGTGCCGTCTTTGCCGGGGGTGAGCACCGCCTCGTGTTGACCAGCGAGGCCGGCGACCGCGAGAGCCCGGTGGGCAAGGCCATGACCGCCTGGGCCGAGAAGATCGGCGAGAAATCCGACGGCCGCATCCGCGTCGATGTCTTCTTCCAGGGCGAACTCGGCGGCCAGCAGGAGCTCTTCGACCAGTTCGTGCGCGGCAATGTCGACATGATGATCACCTGGCCGCAGACCTCCTACGACCAGCGCATGTCGGTGATGTTCACGCCCTACCTCGTGATGGGCTGGGACGACGCCATCGAGAGCTATTCAGAGGGTGGCTGGATCAGCGATGTCGTGCAGCCGATCTACAAGGACATGGGCCTGCACTACTTCGGCCCCTTCCCCGAGGGCTTCGGCGGGATCGCCACCAAGGGCGCCGCTGCCACCTCCTTCGAGGAGGCGCAGGGCATGAAGGTGCGCTCGCAGCCGATCTTCCCGCTGCCGCAGACCGTCCAGGCCATGGGTTTCCAGGCCGTGCCGATCGACTGGTCCGAGGTCTACACCTCGATCCAGACCGGCGTCGTCGACGGCGACAGCTCGAACGTCATCTACTGGGACGTCGAGTATTTCGGCGACCAGCTCGACTACTTCGTGCAGTCCTCGCACAACTTCTCGACCTTCTACCTGCTGATGAACGAGGGCAGCTGGAGCGCGCTCGACGCGGAGGACCAGGGCATCCTGACCGAGGCCGCCGGCGAGGTGATCTCGGCGCAGTTCCAGGCCGCCCGCGCCGAGGACGAGAAGTGGATCAGGACAGCGCAGGAGCGCGGCATGGAATACATCGTGCCGACCCCCGAGCAGAAGGGCGCCTGGGTCGAACGGGTCCGCGCCGAGGTCTGGCCGCAGATCGAGGACGTGGTCGGCAGCGAGATCATGGACAAGGTTCGCGCCAACGCCTCGAGCCCCGAGTAA
- the xrtE gene encoding exosortase E/protease, VPEID-CTERM system: protein MVEYLLLFLTLAHFHDGDVIASLPPVVRTVLSLSPALVGVLIASTCSAFLFWDETIKRRLEENIRNSGPLSLGVIAFHLVAFLALFGLSAAMLSWANQQSMALILFVAWLISAIACTVTLFRAAFGRATWSTLVALGRPLASALVAGSVASGLAILAFQFWTILTIPTLSISAFFLRAFFDVVIVDRANSGLALPDFGVIVDASCSGIEGLALVSLFILLYLYKYRENFRLPRALILWSIGVAISFLGNAIRISTLVVVGEKIDPELAIGAFHSMAGWVFFCVITVTLLTVAERIPWLLSPTARNQRTGQSKPKSGMTPETLYLLPFVTWLGTGLATASLTNNSDSLYPLRVIVIAGLGAVMLRAAHASRLVQQRPIRSALGFASALPPLSIGAAVFATWLAMSPTSNSLIANPVSFTSGWFLLWSMGRLLGHVFIVPLIEEGAFRGYLQRRLISPDFSAVPQGRFTPVSLLGSSVCFGLLHDGWVVGILAGVAFSFATYLRGRLLDAVIAHAFANFMIAIWAFGYGRWDLL, encoded by the coding sequence GTGGTAGAGTATCTCCTGCTCTTCCTGACCTTAGCCCATTTTCACGACGGGGATGTGATCGCATCCCTGCCACCTGTGGTTCGGACGGTACTTTCGCTGTCCCCTGCCCTTGTTGGCGTTCTGATAGCCTCTACATGTTCCGCCTTTCTATTTTGGGACGAGACTATCAAGCGCCGTTTGGAAGAGAACATTCGCAACTCCGGGCCCTTGTCACTCGGCGTTATCGCGTTCCACCTAGTAGCCTTTTTGGCGCTTTTCGGTCTAAGCGCCGCCATGCTCTCGTGGGCGAACCAGCAGAGCATGGCACTTATTTTGTTCGTAGCGTGGCTGATTTCCGCAATTGCCTGCACGGTCACTCTGTTTCGTGCAGCGTTCGGGCGCGCCACCTGGTCGACCCTTGTGGCGCTTGGCCGACCGCTTGCCAGCGCGCTCGTCGCGGGGAGCGTGGCTTCGGGTCTCGCGATATTGGCATTCCAGTTCTGGACCATCCTTACAATACCTACACTGAGCATCTCAGCCTTCTTTCTTCGCGCCTTCTTTGACGTAGTTATTGTCGACAGAGCCAATAGTGGATTGGCCCTGCCGGACTTCGGCGTGATAGTCGACGCCAGTTGCTCGGGCATCGAAGGGCTTGCACTAGTTAGCCTGTTCATCCTCCTATACCTGTATAAATACAGAGAGAACTTTCGCCTGCCCCGAGCCTTGATTTTGTGGTCCATCGGGGTCGCTATATCCTTTCTCGGCAATGCCATTAGAATTTCTACCTTGGTTGTCGTCGGCGAAAAAATTGATCCTGAGCTTGCAATAGGCGCGTTTCATTCAATGGCGGGTTGGGTCTTCTTCTGCGTCATCACGGTGACATTGCTTACCGTTGCTGAGCGTATCCCATGGCTTCTTTCCCCCACCGCGCGGAATCAGAGAACGGGACAATCAAAACCTAAGAGCGGGATGACGCCTGAGACTCTCTACCTCCTCCCCTTCGTCACCTGGCTCGGAACAGGCCTTGCCACAGCTTCGCTGACCAACAATTCAGACTCGCTTTACCCGCTGCGTGTTATTGTCATCGCAGGACTTGGCGCAGTTATGTTGCGGGCTGCTCACGCCAGCCGACTTGTGCAACAGAGGCCGATCCGCAGCGCGCTTGGGTTCGCTTCTGCACTACCGCCACTTTCCATCGGCGCTGCTGTGTTCGCAACCTGGTTGGCAATGTCTCCCACATCCAATTCACTGATCGCCAATCCTGTGTCTTTCACATCTGGCTGGTTTCTTCTTTGGAGCATGGGACGGCTTTTAGGGCATGTCTTTATCGTTCCTCTGATCGAAGAGGGAGCATTCCGGGGATACCTGCAAAGGCGCCTTATCTCGCCAGACTTCTCTGCGGTGCCGCAAGGAAGGTTCACGCCGGTCTCACTCTTGGGAAGCAGTGTATGCTTTGGACTGCTGCATGACGGTTGGGTTGTGGGCATCTTGGCAGGAGTTGCCTTCAGCTTCGCCACGTACTTGCGCGGGCGTCTGCTTGACGCCGTAATTGCTCACGCCTTCGCGAATTTTATGATTGCAATTTGGGCATTCGGCTACGGTCGATGGGACTTGTTGTAA
- a CDS encoding response regulator transcription factor — MIYSSKLYFSDTLAAVIRTEFPRHEILRSHDPRDLENRDIRALLLGTERLANFAANVEAAGKAYPNAAIIQCFEDLDETRRIYHAQCDALCGKSVSFLPLNARVEVSISLLHLILLGQTFIPREFHMQDSASADREPMGKSRPAQAPFDNLTQREVEVLGLAAKGLQNKLIAVHLDISEHTVKLHMHNVIRKLDVRNRTEAAHRYLSEQ, encoded by the coding sequence ATGATATACAGCTCGAAGCTGTATTTCAGCGACACGTTGGCTGCCGTGATCCGTACGGAATTTCCCCGCCACGAGATCCTCCGCAGTCACGACCCGCGTGACCTGGAAAACCGGGACATTCGCGCGCTCCTGCTCGGGACTGAGCGGCTCGCGAACTTCGCTGCGAATGTCGAGGCCGCGGGCAAGGCCTACCCCAACGCGGCAATCATCCAGTGTTTCGAAGACCTTGACGAAACGCGCCGCATCTACCACGCGCAGTGTGACGCGCTGTGCGGCAAATCGGTCAGCTTCCTTCCATTGAACGCCCGGGTCGAAGTCTCGATATCGCTCCTGCATCTCATCCTCCTCGGACAGACCTTCATTCCGCGCGAGTTCCACATGCAAGACTCGGCCTCTGCCGATCGCGAGCCAATGGGCAAGTCCCGACCTGCGCAAGCGCCGTTCGACAACCTCACCCAACGCGAGGTCGAGGTGCTCGGGCTTGCCGCAAAGGGGCTGCAGAACAAGCTGATCGCCGTGCATCTTGATATTTCGGAACACACGGTGAAGCTGCACATGCACAATGTCATCCGCAAACTGGATGTCCGCAACCGCACCGAGGCGGCGCATCGCTATCTCAGCGAGCAGTAA
- a CDS encoding sugar transferase, translating into MMKDESFLKPCPDPFSEEASLIADEAAQVAARTVRSDLVKRAVDVTGASLLIVFLLPVFLLITASILLLDGGPVYFRHQRIGRNDREFGCLKFRTMRKDGDKILAQWLADHPDQRREWNETQKLRKDPRVHVVGRLLRKSSLDELPQLFNVLAGQMSLVGPRPVVRDELPRYGAYVPIYLSLRPGITGLWQVSGRNNTTYDERVAFDVDYAARRTLALDLGILFRTARVVLTGYGAY; encoded by the coding sequence ATGATGAAGGACGAGAGTTTCTTGAAACCCTGCCCCGATCCGTTCTCCGAGGAGGCGTCGCTCATCGCGGACGAGGCGGCGCAGGTGGCGGCGCGCACGGTCCGGTCCGACCTTGTCAAGCGGGCCGTGGATGTCACTGGCGCCTCGCTTCTGATCGTGTTCCTGCTGCCGGTCTTCCTGCTGATCACGGCGTCGATCCTGCTGCTCGACGGAGGTCCGGTCTACTTCCGGCACCAGCGGATTGGGCGCAACGATCGTGAATTCGGCTGCCTGAAGTTCCGCACCATGCGCAAGGACGGTGACAAGATCCTTGCCCAGTGGCTTGCGGATCATCCCGACCAGCGGCGCGAGTGGAACGAGACGCAGAAGCTGAGGAAGGACCCGCGCGTGCACGTGGTCGGCCGCCTGCTACGCAAGTCCAGCCTGGATGAATTGCCGCAGCTTTTCAACGTTCTGGCGGGTCAGATGAGTCTCGTGGGGCCACGGCCCGTTGTCCGGGACGAGTTGCCTCGCTACGGCGCCTATGTGCCGATCTACCTCTCGCTGCGGCCGGGAATCACCGGGCTCTGGCAGGTCAGCGGGCGCAACAACACCACCTATGACGAGCGCGTGGCCTTCGACGTCGACTATGCCGCCCGGCGCACGCTTGCCCTTGATCTGGGGATCCTGTTTCGCACCGCGCGGGTGGTCCTGACGGGGTACGGTGCCTACTGA
- a CDS encoding condensation domain-containing protein: MTAPTSRHAGDAPAATVAVETGRFPCSATQERCWFLDQLNPGTRALNVAVRWNVQGRLSAAALEGAFRDVIARHEILRTRFEDRGHGPEQVIMESSEFRLSEIDIRTTPAAEQAARVETIATESASLPFNLSTPELVRATLIRLSNDRAILAITIHQICFDGWSIRNLGREIGECAAARATGTVAELPELPLQYADYALWQRAYFDSPAFSAELAACRERLAGAPYFELQPDFPRPLSRSDRCAMTMCDLPPAFGERLEEEARRRSMSPFAYGAGVLSAMLATCAGTPEVTIGTQTAGRTEVDLEPLIGAFINNVVMRFPTPADVTINEHLGRAKVVVQQALMSQHLPFNKLVETLNPPRDPSRTPLISVNFILQPAFMETVRYGEFELSSAPSHAPGAIYDLSFVLIGRSTGWRMTLEYNSDLFTADRAEALLDIWRAAFGTAFETPEKPITTMPRPKSDPGTLEADARRIARIEASLAAHPQVGQAAVVQYSESDGTRRIHAFVSPASEAPLVPLEGLPASLADHLLGELEEDGQPDAISVLRALPQDAEGRFVRAQLPLAAAVMAAARSGGAPASAAPDGDVGAIEARLMPIWSELLGLDKIPPNSSFFDLGGHSLLTVRMLARIEQEFGKKLSLATAYHSPTLRALARHLSGRDASAPDRADWRVLRLNEGGQGIPLIAINNAQTIYALANGFARERPVFAVRIHDAAHGTQLAARRFEEIAADYVDAVRSAQPHGPYALFGNCVHGNLALEVARQLQQDGEQVAAVVMKDVWEPSYAVRVGASRMTWLLARWHFLGTRLRFLRRGDISLQSFLGTFRAFRGPLRLAVRAGLIERVRHTDLDAEQEEFIAYLSRARDGYRPDAFDGRVLHFVTSESPSGRGFEKGMGWERVVTGNLETVPLRELSISQGRNVGIADAAQKIEAVLVAREAELGLAVEDQRNAR, translated from the coding sequence ATGACCGCCCCGACCTCGCGCCATGCCGGCGATGCGCCCGCGGCTACCGTCGCGGTCGAAACCGGGCGGTTCCCATGTTCGGCCACGCAGGAACGCTGCTGGTTTCTCGATCAGCTCAATCCCGGCACGCGGGCGCTCAATGTCGCGGTGCGATGGAACGTCCAGGGCAGGCTCAGCGCCGCGGCGCTCGAGGGCGCCTTCCGGGACGTGATCGCGCGGCACGAGATCCTGCGCACGCGCTTCGAAGACCGCGGGCACGGGCCGGAGCAGGTGATCATGGAGAGCAGCGAGTTCCGGCTCTCCGAGATCGACATCCGCACGACGCCGGCCGCGGAGCAAGCGGCGCGGGTCGAGACCATTGCGACCGAGAGCGCCTCTCTGCCGTTTAATCTCTCGACGCCCGAGCTGGTCCGCGCGACGCTGATCCGGCTCAGCAACGATCGTGCGATCCTCGCGATCACCATCCACCAGATCTGTTTCGATGGCTGGTCGATCCGCAACCTCGGCCGGGAGATCGGCGAATGCGCGGCGGCGCGCGCGACCGGCACTGTCGCCGAGCTGCCGGAGCTACCCCTGCAATACGCCGATTACGCCCTGTGGCAGAGGGCCTATTTCGACAGCCCCGCCTTTTCGGCAGAGCTGGCGGCCTGCCGCGAGCGGCTGGCCGGGGCCCCCTATTTCGAACTCCAACCGGATTTCCCGCGCCCGCTATCGCGCAGTGACCGCTGTGCGATGACCATGTGCGACCTGCCGCCGGCCTTCGGCGAGCGCCTCGAAGAGGAGGCGCGTAGACGCTCCATGTCGCCGTTTGCCTATGGCGCCGGCGTGCTGAGCGCGATGCTGGCGACCTGTGCCGGCACACCCGAGGTCACGATCGGCACGCAGACGGCGGGGCGAACCGAGGTCGATCTCGAGCCGCTGATCGGAGCCTTCATCAACAACGTCGTCATGCGCTTTCCGACCCCTGCCGACGTGACGATCAACGAACATCTCGGCCGCGCCAAGGTTGTCGTCCAGCAGGCGCTGATGAGCCAGCATCTTCCCTTCAACAAGCTGGTGGAGACGCTCAACCCGCCGCGTGACCCGTCGCGGACGCCGCTCATCTCGGTCAACTTCATCCTGCAGCCGGCCTTCATGGAGACGGTCCGCTACGGCGAGTTCGAACTTTCGAGCGCCCCGTCGCATGCGCCGGGCGCGATCTACGACCTCAGCTTCGTGCTCATCGGCCGGTCGACGGGCTGGCGGATGACGCTGGAATACAACTCCGACCTCTTCACCGCAGACCGGGCGGAGGCGCTCCTCGACATCTGGCGTGCCGCCTTCGGCACGGCATTCGAGACGCCGGAAAAGCCGATTACCACCATGCCGAGGCCGAAGAGCGATCCCGGCACCCTCGAGGCCGACGCGCGCCGGATCGCAAGGATCGAGGCTTCGCTCGCCGCGCATCCGCAAGTCGGCCAGGCGGCGGTGGTCCAGTACTCGGAGTCCGACGGCACGCGCCGCATCCACGCGTTCGTCTCACCCGCCTCCGAGGCGCCGCTGGTGCCGCTCGAGGGGCTGCCGGCATCGCTCGCGGACCATCTCCTCGGTGAGTTGGAAGAGGATGGCCAACCGGATGCGATCAGCGTCCTGCGGGCGCTGCCGCAGGATGCCGAAGGGCGCTTCGTCAGGGCGCAGCTTCCACTCGCGGCGGCGGTCATGGCGGCGGCGCGGAGCGGCGGCGCGCCTGCTTCGGCGGCTCCGGACGGTGACGTCGGTGCGATCGAGGCCCGGCTTATGCCGATTTGGAGCGAGTTGCTCGGCCTCGACAAGATCCCGCCGAACTCCAGCTTCTTCGATCTTGGGGGCCATTCGCTCCTGACGGTCCGCATGCTGGCCCGGATCGAGCAGGAGTTCGGCAAGAAGCTGAGCCTGGCGACCGCCTACCACAGCCCGACGCTGCGCGCGCTGGCCCGGCACCTGTCGGGCAGGGACGCCTCCGCCCCCGATCGCGCCGACTGGCGGGTTCTGCGGCTGAACGAGGGAGGGCAGGGGATTCCGCTGATCGCCATCAACAACGCCCAGACGATCTACGCGCTGGCCAACGGCTTTGCGCGCGAGCGTCCGGTCTTTGCCGTGAGGATCCACGACGCGGCGCATGGCACGCAGCTCGCGGCGCGCCGGTTCGAGGAGATCGCGGCCGACTACGTCGACGCGGTGCGCAGCGCGCAGCCGCATGGACCCTACGCCCTTTTCGGCAATTGCGTGCATGGCAACCTCGCGCTCGAGGTGGCGCGGCAATTGCAGCAGGACGGGGAGCAGGTCGCCGCCGTGGTCATGAAGGACGTCTGGGAGCCGAGCTATGCCGTGCGCGTCGGTGCCAGCCGCATGACCTGGCTGCTCGCGCGGTGGCACTTCCTTGGCACGCGGCTGCGGTTCCTGCGCAGGGGGGATATCTCGCTGCAGTCGTTTCTCGGCACGTTCCGGGCTTTCCGCGGTCCGCTGCGCCTGGCGGTGCGGGCCGGGCTGATCGAGCGCGTCAGGCACACCGACCTGGATGCCGAGCAGGAGGAGTTCATCGCCTACCTCAGCAGGGCGCGCGATGGCTATCGGCCGGATGCCTTCGACGGTCGCGTCCTGCACTTCGTGACATCGGAGAGCCCCTCGGGGCGTGGCTTCGAGAAAGGAATGGGCTGGGAGCGGGTGGTGACCGGGAACCTGGAGACCGTGCCGCTGCGGGAGCTCAGCATCTCCCAGGGGCGGAACGTCGGGATCGCGGACGCGGCGCAGAAGATCGAGGCCGTGCTCGTGGCCCGCGAGGCCGAGCTTGGCCTCGCCGTGGAAGATCAGCGCAATGCCAGGTAG